The following nucleotide sequence is from Mucilaginibacter sp. cycad4.
TTTCCATGGCATACCGCAATAGTTAAACAGGTAGATGTAATGATGCCCCGGCTCATTATCAGCCCGGTAATGGCCATCGTTAAAATTATGGAGTAATTTATCGGCAAAGGCCTTTTCACCGCCCATGAGGGCTATCATGCCGGGTACGTCCTGCATAGCGCCAAAAGTATATGTCCATTTGGTGCCTTCGGTAAACCCACTATCCGGCTTGGCCGACCAACTGCCGTCGGCATTCCGTGGAGCCATAAAACCGGTTGAAGTATTGTACACGTTTTTATAGTTCTTGCTCCAGGTCATCAACTGGTTATAGTCGCTGGTTTTGCCTAAGGCCTTTGCAAGCTGGGCAACGCAATAATCGTCAATACCATACTCAACAGTGCGCGATACTGATTCTTTGGTTTTATCAACCGGAATATAGCCTAATTTATGATAATTGGTTAGCCCTCCCCTTGCTTCAAAGCTTGTCCAAAGGTCGCGGTCGCCCCATTTTTTTTGAGTATCGCCATCAGGAGCAGCAAAGGCATCCTTATGCAAGGCTTCATAAGCTAAGGCAGCATTGTAGCCCCTAAACCCTTTGATATAAGCATCGGCAATTACAGCATCGGCATGGGTACCTATCATGATATTGGTATAGGTTGGGTTTGGCCACATCGGCATCCAGCCTCCTTCCTGGTACATTTGCAGCAGCGATTTCACCATATCGTTTACACGCCCGGGCTGGGTAAGGATCAACAAAGGATGCAAAGCCCTGAAGGTGTCCCATAATGAATAATCATTGTAAGAAACACCATTGTGGATCTTATCATCAAAAGCACTATAATACCTGCCATACTCTGAAAATTCCCTTGGAAAAAGCAGGGTATGAAAGAGCGCTGTGTAAAAAATAGTTTTTTGTCCATCCGTGATATCAGCAACCTGCACTTTTTTCAATTGCTGCTGCCAGTTATCACGGGTGCTTTTCACTACCTTTTCAAAATCCCAGTCGGGGATTTCCTTTTTAAGATTGTGACGAGCCTGGTCAATACTGATGAATGAGGTTGCAACCTTAACCTTTACAACAGTACTGCCCGTTGTTTTGAATGATACATAGGCCCCCATCCGGGTACCAAATTGCTCTTTACTCCTTTTTTTTATAGTCTTATTATCCCAGGTGCCATAACTGCGGATGGGCTTATCAAACTTGATAATAAAATAGCCTTTAAAGTTTTTAAGCGCCGGCCCAAGCTGAGCCGACTGCCTGTCGGGATTGTAGCCGGTTATTTCATTATTTACGGTATCAACATGCACATATCCGCGCATTTCCTTCATTCTCACCTTAAAGTCGTTAGCCCAATCGGTAAGCGCCGGGTTTAAATTAATACCCTGAATGATAAGATGTGCCTGATCCGATTTAGGGAAAGTAAAGCGGAACATGCCACAGGTATTGACGCCGGCTATTTCGGCCTTGATGCCTGCGTTAGCACCGGCTTTTAGTTTTACTGAATAATAATAAGGTTTGGCAACCTCATCCTTATGGTCAAACAACAACTTGCGCTCTTCTGGCAGTACCCGAAGGTTGCCTATTTGGGGCATTACAGATACATAACCATAATCGCCCATCCATACGGTAGGTTGGTGCGATGCCATCAGGCCAATTACCGAGTTATCCTCATAAGTATAACTCATTTTGCTCATTTTATTTTCGCCGGTTTGGGCTACAAAATTGGTCATGGCGAACGGCACGTTTACGCATGGCATGGTGCCGCCGCCATCAAGTCCTTTGGCAAAGCCTGTTGATGCAGTACCGATGAGCGGGTTAACATAGTCAACCTCATCCTTTTTAACCTTAGTCGTTTTTTGTTGGGCGTTTGTTGTTACAGAGACCAACGAAAGCAATATCAACGGATAGATCTTCCGTTTAAATTTCGGGCAAATGTTTAAGATCATTTTTCAGATAGATTTTTAGGCTTGTTTAAACAGGCCTGGCAAATCTCTGATTTTTCAGATCATATCTGTTAAAAGCCTGGTGTTTTTTTCAGGAATAATTTCATTGATACCGGGTCACTGTCTTTCTGCTGATACAATGGCTTTGATATCGTCAGCGGATAATGCGGCTTTAAATACTTTTACCCTGTTCATATAACCATGAAACACCCGTTCCGACGGGAATTCCTCATTTCGTCCTAATGTCCATCTGTTATTTACGGACAGATCAGCGCTTACCTCTAATAGCGAGGTTCCTGACAATACACCATCGATATAAACATATAGTGTTTTGCCATTACACACACCGGCTATATGGTGCCAATGCAGTTGCCAATCAGCAGGGAGGTTTACGGTACAATCACCCCTGCCCCATCCGCCGGCAAAAAAGGTAAGGGTTTTGTTATCGGTCATTTGCAGCACGTGGTTATCGCCTTTGGTAATGATATCAACCAAGCCTTTCTCGTTACCCATTGGGTAAACCCATCCCATCATGGTAATGGATTCAGCCATTCTATCTAAAGCCGGTGAGTTTGGAACTTCCACATACGTGCTGTCACCAAACAGTAGTTTGTCATTATCGGCCATTGCTGAAGTTGAAATAATGTTACCATTATTGTTAAATCCCGAACTATCAGCTACTATTTTGCCGGGAACAATCGACCTGAAATCAAGCAATAAGGATTCCTTACCGTCATCATAAACTTTATATATAGTTTTAGCGGTATCAACCCTCAGGTACTTAAATCCTTTTTTAATGACTGTTATATTATGGCTGATGGTTTTAGCCTCACCTGCATTCAGTTTAATCTTATCTGTAAAAACAACCGAATCATTTTGAATTACGGGTATGATAAAGGTTTGCTTGAGGCCGCCTGTGTTCTTTATCTGATATTTTATTTCCTGAATGTCATTTAGCCTAATCATGGATTTTACTTCCAGCCCAGATATTTTGAAAGGATGCTCTTGAGGTTTTGCTGGCAGTTTTATATCGATTGTAAACGGAGGTGTATCACCAAGCTTCAATATTGATTTCCCAACCAGGTAAAGGCGAAATACAATGGAATCCTGAACGGTTTGCCCGGACTCCATCAAGCAATTTTTATAACCGTATGGCTTTCCATCAACCAATAATTTTACGGTTTTAATACCTTTGCTACCTGTATTTTTGAGCCTGAACTTTATTATAAGCGGCTCATCCGGCACCACACTTTTTTTATTGACTGAATAATTCACTACGCTAAAAGCAGTGTTTTTTTGTGTGGTTGAAAGTTCAATTGGATCTTTATTCGCGGGCCAGTTACCCGGCTTTTCACCCATGTCAAAAGCCATTGTGCCCCCGTTCACCAATACCGAATGCGGCAGAATTAACTGCTGCCAGGCCTTACCGTTTACCCGCAATGATTGTACATAGCTATTTTTCAAGGAGGAATTATTGCTGCTGATGATAAACTTTTTGCCGTTTGACAGATGAAGTGTTCCGGATTTAAACAACGGTGCACCAATGGCATAAAGCGGCCTGCCGGGGCATACAGGATAGATGCCCATGGCGCTGAAGATATACCAGCTGGATGTTGAACCCAGGTCATCATTACCGGGCAAACCGCCCGGTGTAGCGCTGAACCTGTTGAGCATGATATCCCTCACCCACTTTTGTGTTAACCGGGGCTTGCCGGCCTGGTTAAACAGGTAAGGCAGGTGAAATACTGTTTCATTATCAAACAAAATGGAGTTGTTACCAAGGGCAGAATCCAATCGGGCGGCGAATTGCTCGTTACCGCCTGTCATGTTAATCAGGTCTTTACCATTTTGGGGCACAAAATATGAGTATACCCATTTATCACCCTCCTTATAACCTGATGTACCAGGTTGAAGTTTAAATTCCTCGCCGTTTCGCGGGAACATGAACAATTCATCTTTATTTAAAAGATTGCGGTAGTTAATCCCTCTGCCTGCCGATAACTGGTAAGTTGATTTATCCTTCATCACTTTATCTGCAAATTGCGATAATGCCCAATCGTCATAGGCATACTCAACTGTGCGGGTGACTGATTCTTGCCGGGTAAAAGGAACGTAGCCTTTTTGATGATAAACTTCCATGTCTGACTGAACAAATGGCCCGTCGACTAAATCTTTCTTCATGGCCTCATAAGCAAGCTCTTTATCAAAACCAGTGATCCCTTTCATATATGAATCAACAATTATGGGAACAGCATGGTTACCGGTCATGCTTTCAGTTGGCAGATGCCCGCTTTGCTTGTAAACGTCCAGTATAGATAGGATTACATCCTGTTGCTTTTGCGGATAAAGCAGTGTAAGTAAAGGATGCAAAGACCTGAAAGTGTCCCACGGAGAAAAAGCTTCATACTGGTTTTGCCCCGTTTTTTGATAAACCTTGCCATCATTTCCCCTGTAGCTGCCATCCACATCGTCGGCAACCCAAGGCAGCAACAGCGAATGATAAAGCGCTGTGTAAAACACCTTCTTATTCTGTTCATTATCGTCAGTTATATCAACAACCGATAATAATTTAGCCCATTCGCTACCGGTCTTCGTCCGCACCTGATCAAAACTAAGGCTGCCTATCTCCTGATCAATATTATGTTGCGCGTTGAGATAACCAACCGATGATTTGCTTAACTTCACGGTGATCATTTTAACGCCCGTTTTAGCTTTTGGGAAGGAGAAAAGCCAGCCTCCCGTAACTTCTTTTTTATATGTGTATCCTTCGCTGAAATTTATACCCGCATTAGCGTTTGAAGTATGGATTATTTTATTTGATATGGATTGAATCTCACCTATGCCGCCTATAAAAATTTGCGGATCAGCATTGCCATCGAAAGTAAAACGGAACATACCTGTTCTTGCGGTAGTGGTAGCTTCTGCTGTAATCCGCTGATCATCAAAATAAACTTTATAGTAACCGGGCCTGGCGGTCTCCTTTTTGTGCGAAAAACGCAGGCTTGATTTACCGGTTTCAAAGTTGACATCACTATTCAGTGGCATTATAAAAAAGTAACCTGATGATCCTCCCGGAAAACCGCTCATGTGCCCCAGGCAGCTGAAATAATAAATTGAGCTATCGGCAAAATTATATCCCCTTGCTCCGGTAACCCGTGTTTCCGGGCTTAGTTGTATTGATCCTGATGGAGCAGCTGCTCCGGGATAACATCCTCCATTATTGCCCCATTTGGTAAGCACGTTACTTACAGTAGTGCCAATAAATGGGTCAACATAGCGCAAGTGGCTTATTTGTTGGGCATAGAGATTGGAGCCCAGTAGTATCAAGGCTAAGACGAAATATATTATCTTCTTCAATTGTGCAATCAATAATTTAAAACACCAATGTAGAGACGCATAATTGCGTCTCCCGCTTGCAGGGCATTTAAAATGGTATGCCGCCTCTGTATAGTCAAAGACGCAATTATGCGTCTCTACATTTATCATTATATTTTAATATAAATCTTCTTTTTATCAAGTACCCAGGCTACCAGCCAGCAAAGCATCGTATAACAAAGGGCAAATACCAGTGTGCCAAAAGCACCGGGAAATAGCTTTTGATAAAACACCTCGTTGATCCAGTCATAAAAACTGAGCTGTGGTTTGATCCAAATGGTTTGGAAAACGGTAAGCAGCAATTCCGACAGCAGGTATATTGCCAGTGAATTGCGACCGAAAACGAGAAAGAAGTTTGTCCACTTTTTCATCTTTTTTATTTCGATGGCAAATACCATGAAACCTAACAGTAAAAGATCAATACCGATAGTAAGCAAGGTAAATGAGCTTGTCCACAGTTTTTTGGCGATGGGAAAAAACTGCGCCCAGAATAGCGAGCCGGCAATCAGTAAAACACCACACATGAACAAACGCGCAACCGACTCATAATTTTTACCCTTACGCTGAATGAATGCGCCAGCGAGAAAGCCGCCAATTACATTCACAATCCCGGTCATGGTGCTCAATAAACCTTCCGGGTCGAAAGCTATGGGGCCACCTTTGTCATGATACAAATGATCGTTACCTAACAGCGCGATATCCAACCTGGTGCCGGCATTGCCAAGCATGGTATATTCTTTACCCGGTTCGCCCAAAAATATGAGGAAAGCCCAATAACCTATTAAAAGCACCACAGATATGATGACAGTCGTTTTTTGTGAGCAATAATGAACTATCAGTGCGCCGAAGAAGTAGCATAACGCTATGCGCTGTAACACCCCCATAATACGGGTATGGCTTAAAGGGTTAAATGCCCAGCCACCAGCCTCCCGGTGAAAGAAAGGGAACCAATACATGAGGTATCCCAACAGGAAAATGATAACCGTACGTTTAAAGATCTTGCCTATAAAAGCAGCATCAGTTTCAAATTTCTTTTTGGAGAAACTGAGCGCATTACCAACGGCAAATAGGAACGATGGAAAAACGAGGTCGGTAGGTGTAAAACCGATCCAGGCCGCGTGGTCAAGCGGCGACCATACGTTGGCCCCCGAACCGGGGGCATTAACGATGATCATAAAGCAAATGGTCATACCACGGAAAACATCAAGCGCGGTAAATCTTTCGGTTGTTGCAGCCATTTTTGCAATTATATTAATTAAGGGGTATTGAAATTTTATTGATTAAACGGCCTGCGGCCTCTTCGGCTACAATGCGGGTTTTATTGATACTGCTACCGTCTTCATCATAAACCACCAGTTGATTTATGCCTGACTTGAGCCAGCATTCAGGGATATAAAGACTTTTAATATCCAGCTTTTCCGGGTATCGCCCCAGGTTATGCCCATTAACCCAAACAGAACCGTGACCTAATCCTACCGGATCAAAACGCCAGATGAATGTACTACCTGGTAATTGAGGTACGCTGAAAGTGGTGCGATAAAAGGCCGGCACACTGTTCGTTTGTTTAGCTACATCCAGCTTTGCCCAGCCTTGAACCGCTTGAGCATCGCCTGGACCGCCCTTCAATTGCCAGCCGGTCACGGCTGTAGCATCTCCGATGGCATTAATTTTTACAGGTTGATCGATACCACCCTCGTTCGAGTAATTTTCGATAAAAACAGAAAGATCGATCGGGCGCCTTAAAGCTTCCGCATCCGTAATATTCACCTCGAAAGGCTGGTTCCAGCCATCATGATGGGCTACCTGTTTACCGTTAATAAATACGGTTGCATTTTCGTCAACACTTTTAAACAAAATGGTTATTTTAGATGTACCTGCTTGTTGCTGCGGAATGGTTGTATGGAACCAGGCATAGCCCTCTTTCAGGTTAAAAACATCAGCACCTATTTTATATTTTTTATATGCCGAGGCATCAAACGCAGGCGGCCCTTGTTTTACATCTTCCTTTTTTGCGGCTTTCGTAACATACCAGTTTTCAAGCTCGGTAATAAACGGCCCTCCCTTTTTGATCAGCGCATTGCCGAAAAGCCCTTTGCTATCCACTTCATCTATTGGGCCAAGGTAGGCGGCCAGCTTATCACGGCCATCATGCGCAGCAAAGACGGCAAGTGTATGCTTCCCTTGTTTAAGATCGAGGGATAACTCATTGTCGTTTAGTTTCCATTTTGCAGCCGGCTTGCCGTCGATAAACGCTTGGCCCCTACCGCCGCCTTTTACTTGCAGGGTATATTTTCCGTTTGATGGTATATCTAATGTAGTCCGGTACCACGCATCGGCAGTAATATCGCCATCCGCGCCCATAGGCTGCGGGGCTTTTGATTTGAGCCATGTACTTGTGTTTACGTTCGATGCCGCGCCAACTGCCGCGTTTTTATATTGCCAATTAGATAAATTGATGGTTTGCTGCTGACTGCCCTTTTTGGCATCGATATTAAAATCAATCTCTTTGTTATCAGTATATAAAATTGCTTTTTGAGCTGCATTTGAGGATAAAGGCGTTTCTGCAGTGATTTTAAATTGACCATTTTTAACCGAGGCATCACCAACATAGTTCAGCCCGGTAGTGATATAGTTTTTGCCTTCAGTTTCGATGATCCATGTTTTGTCGGTTAAAGTCCGGTTCATGGCCAAAACCCTGATGGTCTGCGAGCCGGAGGTAAAGGTAAATTCCACAGGTGCATCCGCGGCAACAGGCATTTTCTCATCAATCAACACATCATTATTACCAACTTTTACGGTAGTTGGTTTTGACAAAGCTTTATCTTTTGTATTGAACCGAAGCAACAGCGGATCGCCGGGTTCAGCGTCAACAATTATCGTAGTAGTGTTAGCTTGTTTAACTATTCCGAATACACGTGTAAACGCCCAATCAAGCATAACATCATCATTGAGTTTATAATTATGCACTAAAGGGTAGATCTCCTTAGATTGAACGTTGATGGTTTTACCCGCAAGCAGATCTTCAGCACCCTTGATATTTAATGATGCGCTTACTTTAAAAGCACCCGGATTATCTAAAAATATCAGATCACCGGCCGGGCTTGTGCGTGCAGATATTTTCAGGGCAGTATCCGCAACTATATCCTTGTAAGCTGTCGATACGCTTCCGCTGTTCTCCAATACCTCCTGAAAGCTACGCGAAAACCAGGCAGCACGTTTAAAAGTGTAATAGATGGGCCTTAAATCGCCGGCCTGGCCTATGGCTGTACCATAATCATATGAAGCAGCATCTTCATCATTATTGGTATAACCAAAGTTTGAGCCACCATGCGCCATGTAATAGTTATAGCCATTGCCGCCATGGGCAATGATTTTCCAGGTACGTCTGTCGTAAAGACCGGCATCACCTGGCTTAGCGCCATATTGCGAATACCAAACGGCCCAAAACTCGGTAGAGAACCATGGGTTTGGCCGTTTATCGTCATCAAGTTTATCATCGCCAGCAGGGTCACTGGCATGGTGTAAACCGCTGAAAAAATAGGGCACTTGCATACCCATTTGCAATGCTTTTGATTGCAGATGTTTAAAATAGCCATCGGGCATAATAGTGCCCCAGCCGCTGGGATGCTCGTTTTCAAGCTGAACCAGTATTACGGCGCCACCTTTATTGATTTGCCTTTGGAATACTACCGGCAAAAGATGATCAAAAAAGTGGTCGACATATTTCTCAAAAGGTTTGTTGTCTTCGCGTACGTGCAAGCCCTTTTTAAATTTAAGCCATATTGGGTAGCCCCCGTTATCCCATTCGGCACAGTAATACGGGCCAACGCGCACAATGGCGTACATACCTAAATCTTTAACTATGTCGAGGAATTTTCCAAGGTCATGGTCGCCGGTGAAATTAAATTTACCTTCGTGCTCTTCATGAAAGTTCCAGATAGTGTAGATCTCAATGCAATTAAAACCAGCTCTTTTGATCTTCAATAATCTATCATACCAAAGCTCGTGTGGGATACGGGCATATTCCAGCCCGGCTGATACAATGAATGTGCGTTTACCATTCACCATAAAACCTTTGCTGTCAAAATCTATGTAGGGTTTGGCAACTGCCGAGGCCGGGAAAATATGGTCGTTAGCGCTTTGACTGTGTACTTTAGTAAAGGCGCTTAACAGTAAGATAACTGTTAGTATATAGTGATGGAGCTTCATTTGTATATTGTAATCCCGTCTTATTAATATTTAGGCGTCATTGCGAGGAACGAAGCAATCCCCTATTTGCAGAGCCACCCTGTATAGTTTGGGATTGCTTCGTTCCTCGCAATGACGTTTTTTAGTTATACTACTTTTATCAAACCATTTTCAACCAACTTTTTATTTCGTTTGCGAAATCACCGCATTATACTTCACATACAATTGCTTTGATTTTTCAACGGCATCGCCTTTAGCAACATCAGTGTAAGCATTGTCATGCTTATTTACCCATTGCCACTCCCAATCTTTCACTTGCTTGTCAAAGGCATCGGCATTAAAATCGGTTTGGGTTGATAACGCTTTATCCAGCTGATTAAAGAACATTGCCCATCGTGGTTTATAATAACCTTTTATTAAACCAGCCCATTGGCGGTTGGAGTATTCTCTTAAGCCGCTTTCCTTATCGCCCCAAAGGGTAACCAGGTCGCGGGCGTTAAATTCGTACAGGTTTTTCTCTTTGTCGGTGATACCATTAGCCCTTGCTTCGTTGATCCATTTCCCTAACAGGAAATCTTTTCGGGTGCTTAACAAAGCATCCATATCGTCCATCAGCTCCAAAAACTGGCCGCTGTATAGTTTAAATTGCTGTTGATCTTTATTTTGATAAGCCTGCGCCATTTTCTGTTGCAGCGGACTTGCATAGTTGGCCAGTACCTGCCGGGTTACATCAACCAGATCGTACCGGAAACCGTCGCTTTGTTTCAGGCTATCGGCAGCGTTTATGAGCAAGCCCCATGCTTTAACTAATTGCATAGGATCATAATCCAACTTGGTTAATACCCTATCGATGTATTTCTTCATTGTCGGCCTTGCCACGATGATCGATTCAGGGCCCCCTTCTGTTAAGCCGCCTGAATAAACGGAATTTAACAGGATGTGCCATGCCTCACCGGCCTGGGTGTTTACCTGCCCGTAACGGCGTTGAGCATAGTTTGTAACCCATTTATCGGCATCTATCGGGGTATCGCGCCAAACGTTTTCGAGCATCAGGGCAAACAGCGCCGGGTTTTGTTCAATACCTTCGGGCGTAACACCAATGCCACGCATATTTTTTGATTCGGGGTCATGCTGGGCAATGGCCGGATCAGCGGCTACATGGCGCATGCGACCAAACAGGCTGATATTGCCGCCAAAGTTTTGCAGCATGCTCCAGATCCATGGTTTACCATAGTAAGCTTCAGTACGGTTCCAAACCGGGTGGGCATCGCTGTACAGGTCAAGCACGATCATTTGTTCATTAGGCACCGCGTTAAGCAAGGCCTTGATCTGCTGCGGTTGCCAGAATTTGTTATTATAGTGAAACATCCAGCCCTGCATTACCCAAATAGCTTTCGGATCGGCAGCGGCCATGGAGTTGAATACCTTTTTACTCATGCCATCAAGGTAGGTTGAATCATTGGTTGGCGGCACGTTTTCGTTAAAAGTATCGGCAGAGTACAGGTGGTCCGTACCAAATTCTTTGGTCTGCGCTTCAATATATTTTTTGCCGATGCTTTCAAACATCGGGTCGTCGGGGTCAAGGATATAAACATCGGGAAACCCGGCATCCCAGTTGGTTTTTTTTACCTTGGCACCGGGGAATTTATCTTTAAATGATGGCGGCACGTGGCCGGTGAATGACGATAATACGGGCGTCATCCCGAAAGAGCGTTCACGCTCCAAAATCTTTTTTTGCAATGCCTTGTGCGAGTCCATCCAGTGCTGTGGCAGCGGACCACCCCATGCATCAATGTTACCCATCCAAAACCAGGAAAAATAAGCCGGACCGCTAAAAAACTCGTCCAGTTGTTTATCGGTAAAGCCCATGTCTTTATAAACTGATTGCCAAACAGCTTCCTCGCCGGTTATAGCCAGCGGCAGGTTAATACCGTTTAGGGCCATCCAGTCAATTTCTTTTTGCCAGCGGTCCCAATCCCACCAGGCCATGGTATAGTTAAAAGTACAGTAGTTTAAATAGTAGCGGTACTGGTAAGGCGTTGTTTTATGGATGGTCCCTTTAACAGCAGGCAGGGTTGCTGGCAAATTAAGGTTGGTGCCATTCCAGCCGATATCGCAAAAACAATAAGTTTTCAGATAGTAGTTTAATGCCGATGCTATTGACAGGCCGTTATTACCCCTGAGCACTATTTTACCATTGCGGCTTTCCAGCTCAAATACATCTTTGCCGTTTTGTTGCGGGATAACCTCAACAGTAAACAAATTACTTTTACCGGGAATTACCCTTTCAATAAAATCATAAGAGGCTTTTTGATCAACCTGGGCACCGGCTTTAAGGCCGAATGAAATAATAGCAGCTAAAACAAGTAAACACTTTCTCATCAACAAATAATTAAACGCTGGAAATAAATACCGGCAACAGGGGTTCTCCCTGTCGCCGGTATGAGGATATTATTATTTAAAATTAGGGTTCTGTACCAACACGCCTTTACTCTTATCAATCTCAACCTGAGGGATAGGGAAGTAATAGTTTTTAGGACGCACAA
It contains:
- a CDS encoding GH92 family glycosyl hydrolase, which translates into the protein MILNICPKFKRKIYPLILLSLVSVTTNAQQKTTKVKKDEVDYVNPLIGTASTGFAKGLDGGGTMPCVNVPFAMTNFVAQTGENKMSKMSYTYEDNSVIGLMASHQPTVWMGDYGYVSVMPQIGNLRVLPEERKLLFDHKDEVAKPYYYSVKLKAGANAGIKAEIAGVNTCGMFRFTFPKSDQAHLIIQGINLNPALTDWANDFKVRMKEMRGYVHVDTVNNEITGYNPDRQSAQLGPALKNFKGYFIIKFDKPIRSYGTWDNKTIKKRSKEQFGTRMGAYVSFKTTGSTVVKVKVATSFISIDQARHNLKKEIPDWDFEKVVKSTRDNWQQQLKKVQVADITDGQKTIFYTALFHTLLFPREFSEYGRYYSAFDDKIHNGVSYNDYSLWDTFRALHPLLILTQPGRVNDMVKSLLQMYQEGGWMPMWPNPTYTNIMIGTHADAVIADAYIKGFRGYNAALAYEALHKDAFAAPDGDTQKKWGDRDLWTSFEARGGLTNYHKLGYIPVDKTKESVSRTVEYGIDDYCVAQLAKALGKTSDYNQLMTWSKNYKNVYNTSTGFMAPRNADGSWSAKPDSGFTEGTKWTYTFGAMQDVPGMIALMGGEKAFADKLLHNFNDGHYRADNEPGHHYIYLFNYCGMPWKAQELVRQHTSWQNFRNAPIGINGNDDCGQTSAWYIFSTMGFYPVTPASGMYSIGAPQFPYIALNLQNGNKLVIKATGLSAQNKYVKVVTFNGVVIKDHMISHEQISHGGTLAFTMTNIPQKD
- a CDS encoding GH92 family glycosyl hydrolase, whose product is MKKIIYFVLALILLGSNLYAQQISHLRYVDPFIGTTVSNVLTKWGNNGGCYPGAAAPSGSIQLSPETRVTGARGYNFADSSIYYFSCLGHMSGFPGGSSGYFFIMPLNSDVNFETGKSSLRFSHKKETARPGYYKVYFDDQRITAEATTTARTGMFRFTFDGNADPQIFIGGIGEIQSISNKIIHTSNANAGINFSEGYTYKKEVTGGWLFSFPKAKTGVKMITVKLSKSSVGYLNAQHNIDQEIGSLSFDQVRTKTGSEWAKLLSVVDITDDNEQNKKVFYTALYHSLLLPWVADDVDGSYRGNDGKVYQKTGQNQYEAFSPWDTFRSLHPLLTLLYPQKQQDVILSILDVYKQSGHLPTESMTGNHAVPIIVDSYMKGITGFDKELAYEAMKKDLVDGPFVQSDMEVYHQKGYVPFTRQESVTRTVEYAYDDWALSQFADKVMKDKSTYQLSAGRGINYRNLLNKDELFMFPRNGEEFKLQPGTSGYKEGDKWVYSYFVPQNGKDLINMTGGNEQFAARLDSALGNNSILFDNETVFHLPYLFNQAGKPRLTQKWVRDIMLNRFSATPGGLPGNDDLGSTSSWYIFSAMGIYPVCPGRPLYAIGAPLFKSGTLHLSNGKKFIISSNNSSLKNSYVQSLRVNGKAWQQLILPHSVLVNGGTMAFDMGEKPGNWPANKDPIELSTTQKNTAFSVVNYSVNKKSVVPDEPLIIKFRLKNTGSKGIKTVKLLVDGKPYGYKNCLMESGQTVQDSIVFRLYLVGKSILKLGDTPPFTIDIKLPAKPQEHPFKISGLEVKSMIRLNDIQEIKYQIKNTGGLKQTFIIPVIQNDSVVFTDKIKLNAGEAKTISHNITVIKKGFKYLRVDTAKTIYKVYDDGKESLLLDFRSIVPGKIVADSSGFNNNGNIISTSAMADNDKLLFGDSTYVEVPNSPALDRMAESITMMGWVYPMGNEKGLVDIITKGDNHVLQMTDNKTLTFFAGGWGRGDCTVNLPADWQLHWHHIAGVCNGKTLYVYIDGVLSGTSLLEVSADLSVNNRWTLGRNEEFPSERVFHGYMNRVKVFKAALSADDIKAIVSAERQ
- a CDS encoding heparan-alpha-glucosaminide N-acetyltransferase domain-containing protein — protein: MAATTERFTALDVFRGMTICFMIIVNAPGSGANVWSPLDHAAWIGFTPTDLVFPSFLFAVGNALSFSKKKFETDAAFIGKIFKRTVIIFLLGYLMYWFPFFHREAGGWAFNPLSHTRIMGVLQRIALCYFFGALIVHYCSQKTTVIISVVLLIGYWAFLIFLGEPGKEYTMLGNAGTRLDIALLGNDHLYHDKGGPIAFDPEGLLSTMTGIVNVIGGFLAGAFIQRKGKNYESVARLFMCGVLLIAGSLFWAQFFPIAKKLWTSSFTLLTIGIDLLLLGFMVFAIEIKKMKKWTNFFLVFGRNSLAIYLLSELLLTVFQTIWIKPQLSFYDWINEVFYQKLFPGAFGTLVFALCYTMLCWLVAWVLDKKKIYIKI
- a CDS encoding beta-galactosidase; translated protein: MKLHHYILTVILLLSAFTKVHSQSANDHIFPASAVAKPYIDFDSKGFMVNGKRTFIVSAGLEYARIPHELWYDRLLKIKRAGFNCIEIYTIWNFHEEHEGKFNFTGDHDLGKFLDIVKDLGMYAIVRVGPYYCAEWDNGGYPIWLKFKKGLHVREDNKPFEKYVDHFFDHLLPVVFQRQINKGGAVILVQLENEHPSGWGTIMPDGYFKHLQSKALQMGMQVPYFFSGLHHASDPAGDDKLDDDKRPNPWFSTEFWAVWYSQYGAKPGDAGLYDRRTWKIIAHGGNGYNYYMAHGGSNFGYTNNDEDAASYDYGTAIGQAGDLRPIYYTFKRAAWFSRSFQEVLENSGSVSTAYKDIVADTALKISARTSPAGDLIFLDNPGAFKVSASLNIKGAEDLLAGKTINVQSKEIYPLVHNYKLNDDVMLDWAFTRVFGIVKQANTTTIIVDAEPGDPLLLRFNTKDKALSKPTTVKVGNNDVLIDEKMPVAADAPVEFTFTSGSQTIRVLAMNRTLTDKTWIIETEGKNYITTGLNYVGDASVKNGQFKITAETPLSSNAAQKAILYTDNKEIDFNIDAKKGSQQQTINLSNWQYKNAAVGAASNVNTSTWLKSKAPQPMGADGDITADAWYRTTLDIPSNGKYTLQVKGGGRGQAFIDGKPAAKWKLNDNELSLDLKQGKHTLAVFAAHDGRDKLAAYLGPIDEVDSKGLFGNALIKKGGPFITELENWYVTKAAKKEDVKQGPPAFDASAYKKYKIGADVFNLKEGYAWFHTTIPQQQAGTSKITILFKSVDENATVFINGKQVAHHDGWNQPFEVNITDAEALRRPIDLSVFIENYSNEGGIDQPVKINAIGDATAVTGWQLKGGPGDAQAVQGWAKLDVAKQTNSVPAFYRTTFSVPQLPGSTFIWRFDPVGLGHGSVWVNGHNLGRYPEKLDIKSLYIPECWLKSGINQLVVYDEDGSSINKTRIVAEEAAGRLINKISIPLN